The following coding sequences lie in one Caproicibacterium argilliputei genomic window:
- a CDS encoding alpha/beta-type small acid-soluble spore protein: MASNSTSNKLVVPEAREALDKFKMEAASEVGVNLKQGYNGDLTSREAGSVGGQMVKKMIKSYEESMK; the protein is encoded by the coding sequence ATGGCAAGCAATTCTACAAGCAACAAGCTGGTTGTTCCGGAGGCTCGCGAGGCACTGGACAAGTTCAAAATGGAAGCAGCGTCTGAAGTCGGTGTGAACCTCAAGCAGGGTTACAACGGCGACCTGACCAGCCGCGAAGCCGGCAGTGTCGGCGGCCAGATGGTCAAAAAAATGATTAAGTCCTACGAAGAAAGCATGAAGTAA
- a CDS encoding polysaccharide deacetylase family protein, with the protein MHCFWILRRRAFWVCTLLVCLGFGFAAHTFAYAQSPLREPLQAIVPSRKAAAITFDADMDADDVPALLQALHEKNVHATFFVTGVWAEKYPQALRQIAQAGHEIGCHGDLHRDLTALTAEQQRQDLAANCEKIRAACGAEAAWLRPPYRRWNSTLLQSAHAQGLRVADCSAVTDDWKNAAPQIVCAQALDRLKSGGILLLHCSGLNTATALPRILAALQSRGFALGTVSQLAETACVSGRKRLVSFTFLCRKFG; encoded by the coding sequence GTGCATTGTTTTTGGATCTTGCGCAGGCGGGCATTTTGGGTCTGCACGCTGTTGGTGTGTCTGGGCTTTGGATTTGCCGCGCATACGTTTGCCTATGCGCAAAGTCCCCTGCGTGAGCCGTTGCAGGCGATTGTGCCATCCCGCAAAGCGGCGGCAATCACTTTTGACGCGGACATGGATGCCGATGATGTTCCGGCGCTGCTGCAGGCACTGCATGAAAAAAATGTGCACGCTACTTTTTTTGTGACTGGTGTCTGGGCGGAAAAATATCCGCAGGCGCTGCGGCAGATTGCACAGGCAGGGCACGAAATCGGCTGTCACGGGGATTTGCACCGTGATTTGACGGCACTGACGGCGGAACAGCAGCGGCAGGACCTTGCCGCAAACTGCGAAAAAATCCGCGCGGCGTGCGGGGCCGAAGCGGCGTGGCTGCGCCCACCGTACCGCCGCTGGAACAGTACGCTGCTGCAGTCGGCGCACGCGCAGGGGCTGCGTGTGGCAGATTGCTCTGCCGTAACGGATGACTGGAAAAACGCGGCGCCGCAGATTGTCTGCGCGCAGGCGCTTGACCGGCTGAAGTCCGGCGGCATTCTGCTGCTGCACTGCAGCGGGCTGAACACCGCGACGGCACTGCCGCGGATTCTGGCGGCACTGCAAAGCCGCGGCTTTGCCCTTGGCACAGTGTCGCAGCTTGCAGAAACTGCTTGCGTCTCTGGCAGAAAGCGATTGGTTTCTTTCACATTTTTGTGCAGAAAATTCGGATAG
- a CDS encoding BofC C-terminal domain-containing protein, producing MKKLNIVMLVCAVAVTALLVVSLSVTSEVQETKQTPSSAFVYSSANTVSSQESSPVGSSALQSDEAGEKTAAYLVKTYHGEIGIFRVGEEAPFRILNVQTASLPTADQQLLSSGISVQSAEELQQIVEDYIS from the coding sequence GTGAAAAAGCTGAATATCGTCATGCTAGTATGCGCAGTTGCGGTCACCGCGCTGCTGGTTGTATCCCTTTCGGTCACAAGCGAAGTACAGGAAACCAAGCAGACACCGTCCAGCGCATTTGTTTATTCTAGCGCAAATACGGTTTCAAGTCAAGAAAGCAGCCCGGTGGGCTCCTCTGCTCTGCAATCAGACGAAGCCGGCGAAAAAACTGCTGCCTACCTGGTAAAAACCTATCACGGAGAAATCGGCATTTTTCGTGTTGGAGAAGAAGCGCCCTTTCGGATTCTGAACGTACAGACCGCCTCGCTGCCAACGGCAGACCAGCAGCTTTTGAGCAGCGGCATTTCCGTGCAGTCGGCGGAAGAACTGCAGCAGATTGTAGAGGACTATATCAGCTGA